The sequence below is a genomic window from Kiloniellales bacterium.
GACCGGTCTGGCCCTCGCGGTAGAGCCGAACCTCCCCGGCTTCGCCTACAACCAGTTGCAGTCGGAGGCGATCAACACGATGCGGGCGCAAGTGGTCGCGCAGGCGGGGCAACTTGCTGAGACCTTCGAGCAGGCGATGACGGGCAATGCCGTCAAGGTCGAGACGCTGGCGAAAGCCTGCGTGCAGACCGAGATCGCACCTCTGATCGGCCTGCACGCGCGCTATGCCGATCTCGTGATCATGGGCCAGCCCGACCCCGATGCGCCGCCCCCCGGGGGCATGCACCTGGCCGAGGAAGTGGCGTTGGGCGCCGGCCGGCCGGTGCTCGTCGTGCCCTATGTCGGCTCGCGCAAGATGCTGGGCCAGCACATCACCTTGGCCTGGGACGCCGGCCGAGAGGCGGCGCGCGCGGTCAGCGACTCCCTGCCCGCGCTTATCGCGGCGAAGTCGGTACAGGTCCTGGTCATCAACCCCGAGATCTCACCCGAACGACACGGCGCCGATCCTGGCGCCGACATTGCACGCTACCTGGCGCGGCACGGCGTCAATGTCGAAGTCCAGCGGCTGACCACGCGCGAGCTCTCGGTCGGCGACACCATCCTGTCCGTGCTGGCTGACCGGGGCAGTGATCTCTTGGTGATGGGGGCCTACGGCCACTCGCGTTTAAGGGAATTGATGCTCGGCGGTGTCACTCGGCATCTGATGGCACACATGACCGTGCCGATCCTCATGTCGCATTGAGCGTTTCCGGCCCCGACGCGGTGCTTGCGCCGGCTGGGCTCAGGCCGGGCTCGGCGCTTCCTGCCGACGGCGCGCGGACATATCGGCGCGCAGAGCCTGGAGATCCTCTGGCGTCAGCCGTCGCTGCGCGAGGGGGATCACCGTGGCGTTCTCCCAGGCGAGGT
It includes:
- a CDS encoding universal stress protein; translation: MPFKNILVHLDETKACSSRVEAAAGLAAAHDAHLTGLALAVEPNLPGFAYNQLQSEAINTMRAQVVAQAGQLAETFEQAMTGNAVKVETLAKACVQTEIAPLIGLHARYADLVIMGQPDPDAPPPGGMHLAEEVALGAGRPVLVVPYVGSRKMLGQHITLAWDAGREAARAVSDSLPALIAAKSVQVLVINPEISPERHGADPGADIARYLARHGVNVEVQRLTTRELSVGDTILSVLADRGSDLLVMGAYGHSRLRELMLGGVTRHLMAHMTVPILMSH